A region of the Candidatus Methylomirabilis oxygeniifera genome:
GGGACGGCGCTGATACGGGCCGCCGCGCATGGCCATACCGGGGTTGCGGAACTCCTGCTCGATCGAGGCGCGGACCTGAACATGTGGGATGCCGATGGCGGGACGGCTTTGGAGCGCGCATCTTTGAATGGACACCTTAAGATGTTGGAACTGTTGAAGAAGTATGGGGCACAGTAAGATTAAAAAAAGTGATCAGCTATAGGCGGAAGAGGCTGAAGGCAGATAGACTGAAGGCGTTGAGTATTCTTCAGTCTTCAGCGTAACCCTTTGCTTTTGTGGCTGACGGCTGAGCGCTGATCGCTATGCTCTCAGAAAGGAGGGTATATGGGTTTATTTGGGTCACTATTTGAGGGTGGTGGAAAGCATGGCGCAAAGCTCATCGCGGCGTCTCAATCCGGAGAGACCGATAAAGTCAAGAGCCTGTTGGCTGACGGCGCCGATGTCAATGCGAAGGATCGCGAGGGCTGGACGGCTCTGATGCATGCGTCCTGGCATGGACATGCCGAGGCGGCAGCGGCACTGCTCGATCGTGGCGCTGACGTGGGGACGACGGATAACAATGGTGGGACCGCTCTGATACGCGCGTCCTGGCATGGGCATGTCGAGATTGCGGAGCGACTGATCGCGAAAGGCGCCGATGTCAACGTGAGCGACAAAGACAGCTTTACGTCCCTCATGTATGCGTCCGAGAATGGGCACGTGAAGGTCGTAGAGCTGCTGCTCACGCACGGCGCCGCTATCGACGCCAGGGCCGGTAATGGCCGGACGGTTCTGATGATGGCGTCTGCGGAAGGATATACTGAGGTGGTAGACCTGCTGATCAGTAAGGGCGCCGACGTCAATGTCTGGGACAAGACCGGCTGGACGGTCCTGATGTATGCATCCGGGAAGGGGCATACCGGGATTGCAGAGCGGCTGCTCGCGAAAGGCGCCGATCCGAATGCGAAGGATAGTAATAGTGTCACAGCCCTGATGCGTGCGGCTGTGAATGGGCGTTTCGGGGTCGCAGAACTGCTGCTCAAACACGGCGCCGATCTGAATGCGAAGGATAGTAATAGCGTCACAGCCCTGATGTATGCGGCCGGGAAAGGACATGCGAAGGTTGTAGAGTTACTGCTCACGCAAGGCGCGGACGTGAACGTCAAGGCGAATGATGGCGGGACGGCCCTGGAGTATGCGCATTGGCATGGGTATGATGACGTTACGGAGCTGCTTGAGAAACACGGGGCGCACTGAGTGGGAGTAAGGCTGAAGGGATTTAGGCTGAAGGAGGATAGGCTTCAAGGCGCTATTCCTAAAAGCCTAACAGCCTACAGCCTTAACACCTGAGTAGTTGCGAAAGGAGGCACTATGGGTTTCCTTAGCTCATTATTTGGGGATAGTGGGAAGCCTGTCGATAGGCTCATCGAGGCGTCGAAGTCCGGAGACATCGAAAAAGTCAAGCGCCTGCTGGCCGAAGGCGCCGATGTGAACGAGAGAGATGCGGATGGCTGGACGGC
Encoded here:
- a CDS encoding conserved protein of unknown function (Evidence 4 : Homologs of previously reported genes of unknown function) encodes the protein MGLFGSLFEGGGKHGAKLIAASQSGETDKVKSLLADGADVNAKDREGWTALMHASWHGHAEAAAALLDRGADVGTTDNNGGTALIRASWHGHVEIAERLIAKGADVNVSDKDSFTSLMYASENGHVKVVELLLTHGAAIDARAGNGRTVLMMASAEGYTEVVDLLISKGADVNVWDKTGWTVLMYASGKGHTGIAERLLAKGADPNAKDSNSVTALMRAAVNGRFGVAELLLKHGADLNAKDSNSVTALMYAAGKGHAKVVELLLTQGADVNVKANDGGTALEYAHWHGYDDVTELLEKHGAH
- a CDS encoding protein of unknown function (Evidence 5 : No homology to any previously reported sequences); translated protein: MGVRLKGFRLKEDRLQGAIPKSLTAYSLNT